In Eptesicus fuscus isolate TK198812 chromosome 23, DD_ASM_mEF_20220401, whole genome shotgun sequence, one genomic interval encodes:
- the LOC129148149 gene encoding protein FAM246C yields the protein MVARLRTGAPGSWARVSLALAATVRMAAESGRPWAQARGAYGASQALRRGVDRRRDPGPQPNGPGPEEARAPGRLARLRGQLRAEAEARANAPRLLRLVERAGAAAGARDEGAGGREDARSRGSVCSVCGEPRGGATYPAGVLEVSERRLQEGLAAVRAELGAGLEALRMELRAELEALRALLPPPPPVRREPRAAPRGPALLRALGTVNALAAITRPTDDASDGPANQAPARKNLKKTPVPPGAPQGGGD from the coding sequence ATGGTTGCTAGGCTGCGCACTGGGGCTCCGGGAAGCTGGGCGCGGGTGTCACTGGCGCTGGCGGCTACAGTGCGGATGGCGGCAGAGTCGGGGCGCCCGTGGGCCCAGGCTCGCGGAGCGTACGGTGCAAGCCAGGCCCTGCGGCGCGGCGTGGACCGCCGGCGGGACCCCGGGCCCCAGCCCAATGGGCCGGGCCCTGAAGAAGCCCGCGCCCCAGGGCGCCTGGCTCGCCTGCGCGGCCAGCTccgggcggaggcggaggcgcgGGCCAACGCGCCCCGGCTGCTGCGGCTGGTGGAGCGCGCGGGGGCAGCGGCAGGGGCCAGAGACGAGGGTGCCGGGGGGCGGGAGGACGCGCGCAGCCGAGGCTCTGTGTGCTCGGTGTGCGGGGAACCACGCGGCGGGGCCACCTACCCGGCAGGCGTCCTGGAGGTGAGCGAGCGGCGGCTGCAGGAGGGCCTGGCGGCCGTGCGTGCGGAGCTGGGAGCGGGGCTCGAGGCGCTGCGCATGGAGCTGCGGGCCGAACTGGAAGCCCTGCGCGCGCTGCTGCCGCCACCGCCACCCGTCCGCCGCGAGCCCCGCGCAGCGCCCCGCGGCCCGGCCCTGCTGCGGGCGCTCGGCACCGTGAACGCCCTGGCCGCGATCACCAGGCCCACGGACGACGCCTCGGACGGCCCCGCGAACCAGGCCCCTGCCCGGAAGAACCTGAAGAAGACGCCGGTGCCCCCCGGGGCCCCGCAGGGTGGTGGGGACTGA